The genomic interval TCGTCCGCATTTGGGATATTGAAACCGGGCGCCTCCTGCGCTCGCTCAGGGGACATACCGCGGACATCCGATCCGTCGTGTTTACGCCAGACGGCCAGACGTTGGCCACTGCCAGCGAGGACCGGACCATTCGCCTCTGGAACCCGCACACCGGTGAGTCCAAGAAGCTGCTCTTTACGCGCTACGACCATAACGTCGTCAGTCTCTCTCTCTCACCGGACGGTCTCATGCTCGCGCGCGGCAGCCACAATAAAGACATCAAGATCTGGGAAGTCACCACCGGCACCGAGCTCATGACGCTCCTCGGCAAGGACCAGTACGACCACCATTGGTCGGTCTGCGTCGCCTTTTCACCGGATGGGATGCACCTCGCCAGTGGAACGGACATCGGCAAGATCAAACTGTGGGAAGTGCTGCCGAGCGGAGAAGAAAAGATCCTGCATAACGGGCATTGGAAACAGGACGACGACGATACCAGTGAAACGCGCGGATACTTCGTCGAAGACGACGGGGGATTTCAAAAGCCGATGGATTATTGGATCGGCGCCATGACCTTTACCCCCGATGCCAAACTCCTGATTACCGGGAGCCGCGATCAGACGATCAAATTATTCGACATGCCCAAGGTGGCGGAACAGCGGACGCTGAAAGGCCATACCGGCTGGGTACGTGCGCTCGCCGTGACCCCGGACAGCAAAGTACTCATCAGCGCCGGCGATGACGCCACGATTCGCTTCTGGGACCTCTCGAACGGCCGCTGCTTCAGAACGCTCAAGGCCCATACTGCAGGCATCCGCGGGATTACCCTCTCTCCAGATGGCATGACATTGGCCAGTGCGTCATGGGATCGCACGGTGAAAATCTGGGTGGGGGGAACGGAACCGGCAGAGTAACACAGGGCACCAGCAGGGCTGAGCGGAGAGCGGACCCCTGCCGCCTCAGCCCTGACTCCATTCTCAAGAATCCAGCGGCCTGTTCAGCATCGTGCTATACCTCCTCCGGTTCGTCTTTGGCCGAAGGAATGCCGTAGCGCTTGCACTTTTCCCAGAGGGCTTTCCGCGAAAGGCCGAGAATCTTCGCACCGGTCGTGCGGCTGCCCTCCACCCGCGCCAACACCGACACAATATATTCCTTCTCAAACTGTTCACGCGCCGTCGCCAGCGAAGTCAGCGGACGTTCCTCACGCTTCTGCCCCGTCAGCCCTTCGCTACAAAATCCACAGGACTCTTGCGGCACCCCGCCCGTATAGGGGCAGGACTGAAACCCGCACAGATCCGACGGTTGAATCGGTTCACGCTCCCGCCCCAACGCCACCGCACGCTCGACCATGTTCTCCAACTCCCGCACATTCCCGGGAAATGAATACCGCAAGAAGAGCTCACGCGCGGCGGAAGAAAACCCCTTCACCGTCTTATTCATCTTGGCAGAGCAAACCTTCAACACATGCTCCCCGATGACCATGATGTCTTCCTGCCGTTGGCGTAACGGCGGAATCACGATAGGCACGACATTGAGCCGGTAAAACAAGTCTTCTCGAAACCGCCCCTGAGCGACTTCTTTCCGAAGATCCCTCTGGGTCGCGCAAACCAAACGCACGTCGACGTCGATCGTGTCGTTCCCTCCCACACGCTCGAACTGCCTTTCTTGTAGGACCCGCAGCAATTTCACTTGGATGACCGGCGAGATTTCACCGATTTCGTCGAGGAACAACGTGCCTCGATGCGCCAGTTCAAATCGCCCACGCCGCTGCTTCATCGCTCCGGTGAAGGCCCCCTTCTCATGACCGAATAGTTCCGCTTCCAACAGGGTTTCCGGTAACGCCGCACAGCTGACCTTGATCAACGGGTGCTGGCTTCTGGCGCTGTTTTGGTGAATGGCATTGGCGACCAACTCCTTGCCCGTGCCGCTCTCTCCCAGAATCAAGGTCGTCGAATCCGTCCCTGCGACCAGTTTGATTTTCTCAAGTACCGCTCGCATTTGATTGTTGGTGCCGAGGATGCCCCCGAAGCTGAACTTGTGTTCCAATGCCTCCTTGAGATCCTGATTCTCTCGCCGCAACGCCACCACACGGCCTGCACGCTCGACGATCAACAGCAATTCGTCCATCTGAAACGGTTTGGTGATGTAGTCGAACGCACCGAGTTTCATGGCGCCGACCGCTGTCTCCACCGATCCATGGGCCGTAATCACCACGACCTCCGTCTGGGCCGATTGCTCTTTCGTCGCAGCCAGCACCGTCAATCCATCTGCGCCGGGCAGCCGGAGATCGGTGATCACCAGATCGAAAGGCCGCTGACGAACGGCGTCGATCCCCTCCGTCCCGGATGCCGCCGCCAAGACGTCATGGCCAACCGCTTCCAACGCATCGACCATCGAAAGCCGCATCAGCGGCTCATCATCAACGAGCAGAATCTTCAGCCCCTTCATGACACCCTCTCCAACAACGAACGTTCTCTCGAAACAGGAAGATAGAGGGTAAAGGTCGTCCCCTTCCCGACCTCACTATCCACCACGATCTTTCCTCCGTGGCGCTCGACGATGCCGAGGCTGACCGACAGGCCGAGACCGGTCCCTTCGCCTTCGCTCTTTGTCGTAAAGAAGGGATCGAAAATCCTCGGCAGAACCGCCGGCGGAATGCCCGACCCCGTATCGCGCACTTCGACCAGACAGACTCCTTCGACCACAGAGGTTCGAATCGTCAGCGTCCCACCATCCTTCATCGCATGCACCGCATTCAAGACCAAGTTCATCAGCACCTGCTCGATCATGTGCTGGTCGATCATCACATTCGGCAGCCCCTGTCCGAGTACCGTATCCAACCGGATTCGATTCGGAGCAAAGAGGTGCGTCGTCAAGACCAACACCCGATCGACGACGTGATTGATATCCGTCAGCGCAAACTCCGGCTCATGCTGCTGGGAAAAATCGAGGAGCTGCCGAACAATCTTTTGCACACGCCGCACGCCATCCTCCATCGACACCCGATATTCTTCTTGCCGGCCTGGCGACAGCGTCCCTTTTCTCAAGTTGTAGAGACAGTTGAGGATGCCGCCAAGGGGATTGTTGATTTCGTGGGCCACCCCTGCGGCGAGCCTGCCGACCGAGGCCAGTTTCTCGGAATTCCTGATCTGTTGCTCCAGCTTCTTGGTCTCGGTCATATCTCGCGCAATGCCCAATACACCAAGTATTGCACCCTCGACATCGTGCAGGGGGGAGACACTCACCATGACCGCCCTCGGCTCCCCCGTGCGCGTCACCACTTCAACTTCATACACCTGCTTCGCACCGATATCCAGGGTGCTCTTGAGGCGCTTCCCTCGATGTCGCTTGGAGAGCAACGCAAGGTACGGGCGTCCGAGCAGATCGTCTTTCCGATAGCCCCAGGCTTCGATCTTGCTGTTCACGTAGGTAAACCGTTGCTCGGTATCGAGGGTATAGATGACATCGTTCGCGTTCTCGAGCAGATTCTCAAGATACTGCTTGGTCTCTTCAATCTCCCGCGTGCGTTCTCGGACCTTATCTTCCAACTCCTCTCGGTACGTCTCCAACTGCCGTTCGAGCGCCTTCCGATCGGTGATGTCCCGTAACTGCACCATCACCAACAGTTTGTCCGCCACTCCGACTCGAATCAAATCCATTTCAGCCGGAGTTTCCAGCCCGTCGGCATGGCGCACCATGATCTCCTGGGTCGGCACTTTCCGCTGCCCCGTAATGATGTCGCTCAACCATCCGCGTAACGAATCGTGATAACCAGCGAGCACCACTTCGAGCAGACTGCGGCCGACCACGTTCGCCTCTGCATACCCCAGCGCTTGCTCCTCACGTTTATTGACAGCCACGATCATTCCGCTCGGATCCACCATAAAGACCGAGTCGGCCACCAAGTCGAACAGCGCCTTATAGCGCGCCTGCGAGGCCACGAGCTGCTGGGTCCGCTCCGACACCGCCGTCTCCAGCTTCGTCGTATATTCCTGCAACTGCTGCTCAAGCCGGCGCCGTTCGGTCACGTCGCGCACAAAAGCGCGTGAGTGCACCAGCCCGCCTCGTTCTTGATCGATCAATGCTGTGGCATGAATTTCCACATCGATCGGGTGACCGTCTTTTGCCACAAACACCGTCTCGATCGAACTGCGGCCCTGGGCAACCAACCGTTCCAGATATTGCAGGACGAGTGGCTCCTGACCTCGCGGCACCAAATCCCACAGCCGCATCGACAGCATTTCCTCGAGGGTATATTTCAACTTCTCGAGCCCCGTCTTGTTCACATGGACGAAGCGGCCACTCCGATTCAATTGATAGATCATCTCCGGAGAATGTTCGATCAAATCGCGGTACTTTTCCTCCAGGCGATGCACATCCACCACCCGCTGCTCGATCTGCGCAAACGATCGTTGGAGATTCGTCGCCATCTGGTTGAATGCATCGGCGAGCCCTTCAATTTCATCTCCGGTCTTCAGCTCCAGTCGCCGGTCCAACCGTCCACTTCCGATTTCACGCACCCCGTCGTGTAACAACTGAATGGGGCGGGCAATCCGCCGGGCAACTACCACGCCAGTTCCCCAGAGCACAGCCAGGACAAGCAACCCGTACAGCAGCACTTTGGCCACGAGTTCAGCAAGCGGCGCATAGGTCTCCTGGGGATCCTGCCGCACCACGGTGATCCATTGTTTTCCGCCGAGGCTCCCAGGGACCAAGCTCTCGCCGAATCGGACCGGCGCGAACCCGATCAAAGCGTTCCGGCTTCCATGCGAATCGTCCGCCACAACGGACCAGCCGGCTTTCAGCCCTCGAAGGGCACCAACGAACTCGGGCTTGATCGAATGCTCTTCCGGAGCCAGAACCGGACAAATCACAGGAGCCCCATCGGAACTGAATAACATCGCGTGACCGGTCGTCCCGATGGTGACTTCGGCAATGGCACGGAAAATAGTGTCGCGACGCAACAAAATCGTGACGGTTCCGAGCACAGCCCCCTTCGTATCGTCCAGAATGGGGACTGCAACCACGACCACATGAGTTCCGAAACTTGGGTCAAACGCGATCTCGCCCACATATCCACTGGGACCGGGGCTTTTCATCACCGCTTGCCACCAAGGCGTCTTCCCGTAGAAATACTCTACTTGCGGGATCGAACTGACCACCAGCGCCCCCTGCTGGTCGGTGACCAAAATCCCGACATAGTCCGATTTACGGATGTCGTGCCACCGGATGAGGTAGTTGGTGACAATACGATTGATGAAGAGCGGAAACTCGCTACGCTTATCCCGCTGGCGCCATCGCTGCTGCCAATCCTTGATCATGCCCTGGATGTTTTGGGCATCCTTTCCTTCGTACGTACGGTTGGCTTCGGTGACGGCGGTGCGAAGAAAAGGGGTGGCGGCAAGCTGCTGGGCCTCGTTCATCCCACGGCTGACCTGCATTTCGATGCGGCGAGCGGCTTCCACGGCGACTTCTTTGAAGTTGGCGCCGGTCATTTCGCGAAGTGCGCGACGCTCCTCAATGTAGGTGAGCGCCAGCAGAAGAGTCAGTGGCAAGAGTCCGACCATCACGATGGCCGTGATGATCTTATGCTGGAGACTATGAGAGCGACTCCAGAACGTCATGGATGTGCCCAGAGGAGAATGCGACAATCCGCGCGAAGCTCGCGAGGCAGGCTGAAGGCTGAAGCTGGGAAGGCCGAAGGTTGAGGTTCAAAGTTTTGAACACTTTAGCCTTCGGCCTTCTCCTCGGCCTTCGGACTGCGATCGACGAGCGCTTATGTCACCTTCCGGCTAACTCCGTTTCAACAGCCGCCCGGAGGCTCCCGGCCAGAGCAACAGCAACGGACTGGCGACGAAGATCGACGAATAGGTCCCGAATATCACGCCCCAGAGCAAGGCGAGCGAGAAGTCGTGCAAGACCTCTCCGCCGGCCAACGTCAGAGGAATCAGTACCAATACGACGGTCAAACTGGTGACGATCGTGCGGCTCAACACTTGATTGACCGCATTGTTGATAATCGTCTCCTCGCTGTCCCGCCGCCGCATCCTGAGGTTTTCTCTGATCCGATCGAAGACGACGACCGTATCCGTCATGGAATAGCCGGCCAACGTCAGCAACGCCGTCACCACCAACAGGGTGATTTCCTTATCCAGAATGTAAAATGCGCCCAGGACCGCCAAGACGTCATGGAACGTCGCCATGGCCGCCGCGATGCCGAATCGAAGCTCAAATCGCCCCGCCACATAGAGGATGATCCCGGCAAAGGAGATGAGGACCGCGATGAGAGCGTCCTCTTGCAGCTTATGCCCGATAGCCGGCCCGATTTCCGTACTGGAATCGACCACGAAATGGTTCGACGGGAATTCCTTCGTGAACACCGCCACGACCCGTTCGGCAACCTTCTCCTCAAGAGTCGTCGATGTTTTCAGGCGGATCAGGAGTTTGTTCTCCTGACCGAACTCTTGCAGTTCGGCATTGGCCAAGCCGTTCTCCTCCAATATTTTTCGGGCTTCGTCGATCCGGATCGCTTGGTCGAACTTCAGCTGGACCGCGGTGCCGCCCACGAAATCGATGCCGAGGTTGGCTGCCCCTCGGCTAATCTGAATGACCGCCACAAGCCCCAGCACCACCATGATGCCGGAAAACAGAAAGGAAAAGCGGCGCTTTCCCATGAAATCAAAATTGGTTTTTCCAAGAATCTCTAACATGCCGGCTCCTTCGAACTAGATGCTTAACTGTTCGACTTTGTGTCGTTGATTCATAAGGTCGAAGATGACCTTCGTGCCCACCAGGGCGGTAAACAGATTGATCCCGATGCCGAGACAGAGGGTCACGGCGAACCCTTTGATCGGTCCCGTACCGAAGAGAAACAGCGCTACTCCCGTGATCAGCGTGGTCACGTGAGAGTCGATGATCGTCAACATCGCCTTGTCATATCCACCATCCACCGCGAGCCTGACCGCTTTTCCGAGTCGCAGTTCTTCGCGGATACGCTCGAAAATCAGGACATTCGAGTCGACGCCCATCCCGATCGTGAGCACAATTCCGGCAATTCCCGGCAAGGTCAAGGTGGCGTTTAGCGCAGAAAGGGCCCCCATTAAACAGAGCAAATTCAGCGCCAGCGCAAAGTCCGCAATCACCCCGGACGTCCGGTAATAGACCATCATGAACAAGACCACCAGAGCACCGGCAAACAGCGTGGCCTGCACGCCTTTCTCGATCGAGTCCTTCCCTAGCGACGGTCCGACGGTGAGATCTTGAATAATCTTGAGCGGAGCCGGCAGGGCGCCGGCCCGGAGGACAATGGCCAGGTCGCTCGCCTCTTGCATCGAGAACGTCCCGGTAATTTGCGCGCGCCCCCCGGTAATACGTTCTTGAATCACCGGAGCCGAGTAGATTGTGTTGTCGAGTACTACGGCCATGCGCTTCTTGACGTTGTCACCCGTAATCCGCTCGAACTCCCGACCACCCTTGGCGTCAAAACTGATCGAGACGTAGGGATCGTTGAATTGACCGATCGACACCCGCGCATCGCTCAACACATCGCCGGTCAACATAACCCGTTTTTTCACGAGATAGGGAATCCGGTACTCGCGGCCGGTGTCTTTGTCGACCGCCCGTTCGAAAAGAATTTGATCGCCGACAGGCAACTTCGCCTCGGCCTGTTTCAGGACCTCCGCCTCTTTTTCTTTGGGAATGCGAGCCGGCAGATCGAGCTTCAGCTGATTGTCCTCGTCGAGCATTTTAAACTCGAGCAAGGCCGTCTCTTTGATCAAATCCTTAGCGCGCTTGGGTTCTTTCACGCCGGGCAACTGCACGACGATCTGCTTCAACCCCTGCCGCTGCACCATCGGTTCGGCCACGCCGAACTGGTCGATGCGGTTCCGAATCGTTTCCAAGGCCTGGTTGATCGCGGAATCCTTAATCCGCTTAACCTCTATTTCTCGCAACTCCCACACCAGCTTATTCGCCGACCCCGCAGACTCCGTCTCGGTGAAGGTCGGATACTCATCGAGCATCTTCTGAATCTGCGCCTTGAGTTCGGCGTTTTGGAATTGGATCGTGACCTGAGTCGGTCCCGTCCTGTTCACAGACTCGACGGGAATTTTCTTATCGACCAACAGGTCTTGTAGCGACACGACCGATCGATCGACGGCAATTTCGACCGCGCGATCTTCGTCCACTTCCATGACGAGATGAATCCCGCCTTGAAGATCCAGCCCCAAGGTAATCCCTTTGTTCGGCATCACGTTCTTCAGCCAGCCAGGCAGGGCTTGATAGAACGGCTGATAGGACGGGATGAAAAAGATCACCGATACGACGACCACCAACGCCAGCAATGTTAACCGCCCACTCACTTTTTTCATATGATCTGTAACCCCTTTGTCGCTCGCGGTCTACGAGTCCTTATCCTTGTCTTCATCGTCGGCGCGCAATCGAGCGATGTGCTCCCGTTGTATCCGGACCTTGGCACTATCGGCGATCTGCAACGTCACCGTCTCTTTCCCGAGATTCGTCACGGTCCCCCAGATGCCCGACCCCGTGATCACCTTGTCGCCCTTCTTCAGGGCCTCCAGCAATGCCTTCTGCTGTTTCGCGCGTTTTTGCTGCGGCAAAATGAGCAGGAAGTAAAAAATCACGAAGATCAGCGCAAACGGAATGAGAGACAAGAGCGTCCCGGAACTCGAACTCGCCCCTCCACCACCGATTCCTTGAGCCCATGCGACCGATTGCATTACCATGCGAACAGAGTCCTCCTCGACAGGGTTAGTCCAACCTGGCATGCCGGTGAATATCAGCCTCAGCCACGTCGATCGCGGAAACGTCCGATGCCGCCCTGGATCGATAAAAATCATCCCGGAACGACCGCAACGTCCCCTGTGCGATCGCTGACCGTACCTGGCCCATCAGCTCGGCAAAATACCAGAGATTGTGGATCGTATTCAGTCTCGACGACAACATTTCTTTCACCTGGAAAAGGTGATGCAGATAGGCCCGCGAATAGCGCGCGCAGACCGGACAGCCACAAGCCGGATCGATCGGCTGTTCATCACGGATATACCGCGCTTGCTTGATCACCACTCGCCCAAAACTGGTAAACAGCGAGCCGGTCCGCCCATGGCGCGACGGCACGACACAATCGAAGAGATCGATCCCCCGAGCGACGCCTTCGATCAAGTCCTCCGGCATCCCGACACCCATCAAATAGCGAGGTTTCGAAGTCGGCAACTCCGGCACCGTCACATCCAACATGGCATGCATCTCAGCCTTCGACTCTCCCACCGAGAGTCCTCCGACAGCATAACCCTCGAAGCCAAGCCCGACGAGATCGCGCGCGGAAGTGACGCGGAGCTCTGCGTCCAACCCGCCTTGTACAATTCCGAAGAGGGCTTGATCCGTGCGACGCCGGCTGTCCTGACAGCGTTTCGCCCAGAGGGTGGTCCGTCGCACCGCATCCCGCACCACCTCTTTTTCAGCCGGCAAGGCCACGCAATGATCGAACGCCATCATGATATCGGCCCCCAGCGCTTCCTCGATCTCGATGGCCGTCTCCGGTGTGATGAAATGCGTGGACCCATCGAGATGCGACTGAAAACTCACGCCTTCATCCGTGACCTTGCACAATTTGGCAAGACTGAAAATCTGGAATCCACCGCTATCCGTCAAGATCGCTCCGGGCCACCCGGTGAAACGATGCAATCCACCCATCTCAGCCACGACCTTATGCCCAGGCCGCAGATAGAGGTGGTAGGCGTTGTTCAGCATCAGACCAAAGCCGAGCTGCTCGAGATCGGCGGGATCGATCCCTTTCACCGGCCCCAACGTGCCAACCGGCATGAAGGCCGGCGTGTCGATAGCACCATGGGCGGTGCTGAGTCTCCCCAACCGCGCACTGGTCTCACGATCTTCCTGCAGCACTGAAAAATTCATAGTCCCTTTTGCACGCTACATCTGATCCGGTGCGGAAACCCCGAGTACGCCGAGTCCATTTTTCAAGACTTGCTGGATGCCTCGCATCAGCGCCAATCTTGCCGCAGTCCGTTCAGGGACTAGCACTTCTTTCGGCACTCCCTCGACAGGGACCAATCCCTCCGGCGTAACCGCCAGCAGATCTCGATCCGCAGCGGGAGGCAGAATCCGGTGCTTGTTGTAAAACGTATGGAGCAACCCGGCTAACTGCTGAAGATAATAGGTCATCCGGTGAGGCTCATAGGCCAGGGCACTGCCCTGTAGGACTGACGGATACGCCGAGAGCTTGCGAAGCAACCCCAATTCATCCGGATCCGTCAATACCGATAGATCCGCCTCGCTTGGCAGAGGACAGGCGATGCCGCGCGCAGCCGCGACGCGCCAGAGGCTGGCGATCCTGGCATGGGCATACTGCACATAATAGACGGGATTATCGGATGACCGCTGCTTCGCCAACTCCAAATCGAAGTCGAGATGTGAATTCGAATCGCGCATCAAGAAAAAGAACTTGGCCGCGTCGGCCCCGACTTCATCGATGACCTCCCGCATCGTAATGAACTCGCCGGCCCGCTTCGACATTTCAACTTTTTTCCCGCCGCGCAACAGATTCACCATCTGAACCAGCACGACCTGAAGGCGATCTTTCGGATGCCCATAGGCCTGCACGACCGCTTGCATGCGGGGAATGTAGCCATGGTGATCCGCGCCCCAGACGTCGATCAAGAGATCGTATCCGCGCCGCAACTTATCCTGATGGTAGGCGATATCGGACGCCAGGTAGGTGTACTCACCGTCCTGCTTCCGGACAACACGGTCTTTCTCATCACCGAATGCGGAGGATCGGAACCACCAGGCCCCTTCCTCCTCAAACAGGAACTGCTGCGCTTTCAATTCATCCAACACCCGCTGCACCGCACCAGAATCTACAAGGGAGGCCTCGCTGAACCAGGACTCGAACTCGATCCCGAAATACTTCAGATCCTCGCGAATCAGCCCCAGCAACTCCTCATAGGCAAACGTGCGACAGCGCTCCTCTACCTCTGCAGCCGTTCGTCCGGTCAGCTCAGATTCGAGCTGTTGCTTCACATGCTCGGCCACAGCCGTGATGTAAGCCCCGTGATAACCTTCTGTCGGAAACTCTACCGGTCGATTGGACAATGCTTCGTACCTGGCATAGACAGAGGTTCCCAGCAGTTTCATCTGCCGGCCGGCATCGTTGATATAGTACTCACTCACGACGTCATACCCGACAGCCTTGAGCATATTCGCAACCGCCTGCCCGACCGCCGCGCCGCGCCCATGGCCCACATGCAATGGGCCAGTCGGATTGGCACTCACATATTCCACCAACACGCGGCGACTCTCACCCAATTCAGCTCGCCCGTAGGTTGATCCTTGCGTCTCGATTTCCCTGAGCACTTCCTGCCAGATGGAAGGCTTGAGCGTGAGGTTCAGGAACCCGGGTCTGGCAATTTCGACACGGTCAAAGAGTTGTTCGCGCTGAGAGAGGTTGTCGATGATAATTTGGGCAATGTCATGGGGCGCTCGTTGCTCGGAGGCCGCGAGAGACATCGCAACCGTTGAGGCTAAGTCTCCCCATTCAGGCCGTTTGGGAGCATCCAGACTCAGTTCAGGCCAGGCTTCCGTCTTCAGTTGGCCCTTCTGTTTGGCTCCATTGAGCGCTCCGAGGAGTGCACTGGTGACCTTTTCCTGAACGACCCCGCTGGACAAGATAAACTCCTAAGTCATTAGCAATGAAAGGAAAAACGAACTGGCCACTGTAGCATACGGGATGGTTAGTGACAAGGCAGCCGGATGGGATTCTCTGTCAGACTACAGCTTCTTTGAGCTGTGCCAGACAGAGTGACACAAGATCATCCTGCGATATCTTGAGGCAGGGTTGCTCCTCGCAGCGGCTAACATCGTCCCACGACCGGCAGAGACAAGGCTGCCCCTGCACGATGGTGACATGGGCGCCACGGGGAGCCCACCGCAACGGCTCAGTCGGCCCAAACAACGCCACCGTACGCACCCCTATTAACCCCGCCATATGTGTCACGCCTGAATCCTGCCCGAGATAGAGCCGAGCTTGAGCCAGCACCCCGGCAACGGTGAGAACATCCAGGCCCTTCAAGACAACCGGCGGTTGTAGACATGCCTGAAAAATCCGTTCGACTGGCTCCCGGTCTGCTGGCCCCTCGAGAATCACTGGGATCGTTCCGGAATGCTGAAGCGCGGCAACGACGGATGCGAGTATCTCTGGGCCCACACACTTATGGGCACTCCCACTCCCAGGGTGAATGACGGCAAAAGGCTGGCCGTTCGAAAGACCCGCCGTTTCAAGACAGGCTTGTCCGAGAGAGAAGAGCGGTTCCGTCACCGCCAACTCTGCATGCCCCTCACCGGCATACGGTGCCTCATTGATCGCCTCAAGAAATCGATCGCGTTGGTGTGTCGCATGGATCGTGAGTGAGAATGGAGACCTCACGATCACCTCGCGGACGCCAGCTGCCTTGAGTGCCCCGCTCAACCTGCCATCGGCATCCTCCATCCAGCCAATGGCAAGATCACAATCCTTCAGCCATGTCTGTAGCTGACCCGTAACCGAACCGGCGAACAAGTCCGCACAAGCACGTCCCTGCAGAGAGGTCCAGTCATCGATATTTCTGCATGCAAGCAGCAGCGTTGCGACTTGGCCTCCGGCACAGAGCAGGAGCCGATGGCTGGTAAAGCGGTTGCGCAATCGTGTCATAGCAGGCACAGCCAAGAATACATCGCCAAGGCCACCCGGATGGATCATGACGATCGTTCTTGCCACGATGTACCTTACTGTCCAGAGGGAGGTAACTGTGCCAGCAGGGATCGCGCGACTTCAAGATCTGCCGGTGTATTCACATTTTGGAAAGAACGGCAGGAGGGGTCGATCCCAACCAGATCCCCCTCAGTCACATATTGAACCCGGAGGGACTCGCACGACACAATCTCTTGAATCTTGAGCTGTCGTGCCAAAACCATCTGTTCAATGACAGGCAGGCACCGGTTGCTATACAAGGCGTGCATTGGATGTAACCGGCCCGCGAGTTTCGCCATAACAATGTCTGCAGACCTTCTTCGACTTGTGAACTGGGAAATAACCGCCTGATCAAGAAACGGCATATCGCAGGCAACTACGAATATGTAGGGTGTCGTGGCCTCTGTAAGCCCGGTATACAACCCTCCAAGACTGCCGCAATCCGGCACCAGGTCTCGAACAGTTCTCGCGTCGACATCGAGTGCCGGACTGTCCTGCGCAATGACGATCAACACCTCCTGAAAGATTGAGCGAAGCACGGCGAGTCCTCGTTCAAGGAGGGTCTGTTCCCCCACAACGAGATACCGTTTATCTTCGCCCATTCTCCGGCTTTTTCCCCCGGCAAGCAGGACGCCGGTTACGTCACTCTCCATCATGTCCTCAAAGTCGACGGCCAAAAAGAAAGAGGGGGTGGGTTACCCCCACCCCCTCATACTTTTCCAGACTCTCTCGCGCAGATGAACGTTAGAGGGTCTTTCCCTTCCGCTTGTTCGATCGTCTCGTGAGGACCCACCCTTCCAGGAGGACCACACCAAAGGCAATCACAACCGGATAGATATAGGCTTCGCGAGGCGTCGGCGGCTCCAGGAAGGTGTAGTAGAAGGCCGAAACGGCCATCTTCCGTCCTGCGTCGCCGTTGTGGCCGTCCCAAGCAAAGAACACCGTGGGAATGTATTGTCCCATTTCGAAGAAGGTATCTTCGTCGTAATCCTGATCCTTCTTGTTTCCCAAAGGACGCTGAATGATGACCGTCCAACGTCCATTCTTCCACTCTGAGTGAAGAATCTTGATATTCTCCTCGTAGGTATCGCGCTGTGTGAAGTCCTTGTCCCATCCGGTACCTTCAAAGGCACGGAGTGAGCCATCAGCTTCCCACTTCACAATATCAACAGGGAA from Nitrospirota bacterium carries:
- a CDS encoding WD40 repeat domain-containing protein, which translates into the protein MADQIAPPLAPSPSPLTPSSRAGAAPVDFLEYWKTGARELTTYRGHSHGVWSVAFSPDGLTLASGGVDRLVRIWDIETGRLLRSLRGHTADIRSVVFTPDGQTLATASEDRTIRLWNPHTGESKKLLFTRYDHNVVSLSLSPDGLMLARGSHNKDIKIWEVTTGTELMTLLGKDQYDHHWSVCVAFSPDGMHLASGTDIGKIKLWEVLPSGEEKILHNGHWKQDDDDTSETRGYFVEDDGGFQKPMDYWIGAMTFTPDAKLLITGSRDQTIKLFDMPKVAEQRTLKGHTGWVRALAVTPDSKVLISAGDDATIRFWDLSNGRCFRTLKAHTAGIRGITLSPDGMTLASASWDRTVKIWVGGTEPAE
- a CDS encoding sigma-54 dependent transcriptional regulator; the encoded protein is MKGLKILLVDDEPLMRLSMVDALEAVGHDVLAAASGTEGIDAVRQRPFDLVITDLRLPGADGLTVLAATKEQSAQTEVVVITAHGSVETAVGAMKLGAFDYITKPFQMDELLLIVERAGRVVALRRENQDLKEALEHKFSFGGILGTNNQMRAVLEKIKLVAGTDSTTLILGESGTGKELVANAIHQNSARSQHPLIKVSCAALPETLLEAELFGHEKGAFTGAMKQRRGRFELAHRGTLFLDEIGEISPVIQVKLLRVLQERQFERVGGNDTIDVDVRLVCATQRDLRKEVAQGRFREDLFYRLNVVPIVIPPLRQRQEDIMVIGEHVLKVCSAKMNKTVKGFSSAARELFLRYSFPGNVRELENMVERAVALGREREPIQPSDLCGFQSCPYTGGVPQESCGFCSEGLTGQKREERPLTSLATAREQFEKEYIVSVLARVEGSRTTGAKILGLSRKALWEKCKRYGIPSAKDEPEEV
- a CDS encoding PAS domain S-box protein: MTFWSRSHSLQHKIITAIVMVGLLPLTLLLALTYIEERRALREMTGANFKEVAVEAARRIEMQVSRGMNEAQQLAATPFLRTAVTEANRTYEGKDAQNIQGMIKDWQQRWRQRDKRSEFPLFINRIVTNYLIRWHDIRKSDYVGILVTDQQGALVVSSIPQVEYFYGKTPWWQAVMKSPGPSGYVGEIAFDPSFGTHVVVVAVPILDDTKGAVLGTVTILLRRDTIFRAIAEVTIGTTGHAMLFSSDGAPVICPVLAPEEHSIKPEFVGALRGLKAGWSVVADDSHGSRNALIGFAPVRFGESLVPGSLGGKQWITVVRQDPQETYAPLAELVAKVLLYGLLVLAVLWGTGVVVARRIARPIQLLHDGVREIGSGRLDRRLELKTGDEIEGLADAFNQMATNLQRSFAQIEQRVVDVHRLEEKYRDLIEHSPEMIYQLNRSGRFVHVNKTGLEKLKYTLEEMLSMRLWDLVPRGQEPLVLQYLERLVAQGRSSIETVFVAKDGHPIDVEIHATALIDQERGGLVHSRAFVRDVTERRRLEQQLQEYTTKLETAVSERTQQLVASQARYKALFDLVADSVFMVDPSGMIVAVNKREEQALGYAEANVVGRSLLEVVLAGYHDSLRGWLSDIITGQRKVPTQEIMVRHADGLETPAEMDLIRVGVADKLLVMVQLRDITDRKALERQLETYREELEDKVRERTREIEETKQYLENLLENANDVIYTLDTEQRFTYVNSKIEAWGYRKDDLLGRPYLALLSKRHRGKRLKSTLDIGAKQVYEVEVVTRTGEPRAVMVSVSPLHDVEGAILGVLGIARDMTETKKLEQQIRNSEKLASVGRLAAGVAHEINNPLGGILNCLYNLRKGTLSPGRQEEYRVSMEDGVRRVQKIVRQLLDFSQQHEPEFALTDINHVVDRVLVLTTHLFAPNRIRLDTVLGQGLPNVMIDQHMIEQVLMNLVLNAVHAMKDGGTLTIRTSVVEGVCLVEVRDTGSGIPPAVLPRIFDPFFTTKSEGEGTGLGLSVSLGIVERHGGKIVVDSEVGKGTTFTLYLPVSRERSLLERVS